In Dromiciops gliroides isolate mDroGli1 chromosome 4, mDroGli1.pri, whole genome shotgun sequence, one DNA window encodes the following:
- the PDC gene encoding phosducin: MSNPDIKMEETKSLSLEEDFEGQATHTGPKGVINDWRKFKLESEDGDSIPPNKKEILRQMSSPQCRDDKDTKDRFSRKMSVQEYELIHQDKEDEDCLRKYRKQCMQDMHQKLSFGPRYGFVIELESGEQFLEAIEKEQKITTVIVHIYEDGIKGCEALNNSLNCLAVEYSMVKFCKIKASNTGAGDRFSSDVLPTLLVYKGGELISNFISVTEQFAEDFFAVDVESFLNEYGLLPEREIHALEQASMEDEDIE; encoded by the exons ATGTCAAACCCGGACATAAAAATGGAGGAAACTAAAAGCCTCAGTCTAGAAGAGGATTTTGAAGGCCAGGCCACACACACAG GCCCCAAAGGAGTTATCAATGATTGGAGAAAGTTTAAGTTGGAAAGTGAAGATGGTGATTCAATCCCACCTAATAAGAAGGAAATTCTCAGACAAATGTCTTCTCCTCAATGTCGAGATGATAAGGACACAAAAGACAGATTCagcagaaag ATGAGTGTGCAAGAATATGAACTCATCCACCAGGACAAAGAGGATGAGGACTGTCTCCGTAAATACCGTAAACAATGCATGCAAGACATGCACCAGAAGCTAAGCTTTGGACCCAGGTATGGGTTTGTGATTGAGCTAGAGAGTGGAGAGCAGTTCTTGGAAGCCATTGAGAAGGAACAGAAGATCACCACGGTCATCGTTCACATCTATGAAGATGGCATCAAGGGCTGTGAGGCCCTGAACAATAGCTTAAATTGCCTTGCTGTAGAATACTCTATGGTAAAATTTTGTAAAATCAAAGCTTCTAACACAGGCGCTGGGGACCGCTTCTCCTCAGATGTGCTTCCTACATTGCTGGTCTACAAGGGTGGGGAGCTTATCAGCAATTTCATCAGTGTCACTGAGCAGTTTGCTGAAGATTTTTTTGCTGTCGATGTTGAGTCTTTTCTTAATGAGTATGGGTTACTTCCCGAAAGGGAGATCCATGCACTGGAGCAGGCTAGCATGGAAGATGAAGATATTGAATAG